The following are from one region of the Planctomonas sp. JC2975 genome:
- a CDS encoding glycosyltransferase codes for MSGVIVHEWLESVGGGERVADALADEFPDAPIVCPWDDVAGRYGPGRVTQSWLAGTPLRRHKAAAMPLLLPWWRSLPAFDADWMLVATHLFAHHARLRGAARDVPKYVYTYSPGRSIWEPDIDERGQGLMARTAAGPLRVLDRKRAAEPLKVAAVSHFIAERIERCWDRESAVINPPVDVAAFPGSDDELTDQELRQVESLPEGFVFGASRFVPYKRVDVAITAGVAADLPVVIAGDGPERARLAALADEHPGRVTFLHRPSDAVMRALYRRASVYVFAAIEDFGIMPVEAMAAGTPVVGNAIGGASETVVDGETGALFRSTDAAELRRAVELALTMDPAACRARAAQFDGARFGENIRDWMAL; via the coding sequence ATGAGCGGCGTGATCGTGCATGAGTGGCTCGAGTCGGTCGGCGGCGGCGAGCGGGTCGCCGATGCACTTGCCGACGAGTTTCCCGACGCTCCCATCGTGTGTCCATGGGACGATGTCGCCGGCCGCTACGGACCGGGACGCGTGACGCAGAGCTGGCTGGCAGGCACGCCTCTGCGCAGGCACAAGGCGGCCGCGATGCCGCTTCTCCTTCCATGGTGGAGGTCGCTGCCAGCCTTCGACGCCGACTGGATGCTCGTCGCGACGCATCTCTTCGCCCACCACGCCAGGCTGCGTGGCGCGGCTCGGGATGTGCCGAAGTACGTCTACACGTACAGTCCCGGCCGGTCGATCTGGGAACCGGACATCGACGAGCGCGGGCAAGGCCTGATGGCCAGGACCGCTGCCGGTCCGTTGCGCGTTCTCGATCGCAAACGGGCCGCAGAGCCGCTGAAGGTCGCAGCGGTCAGTCACTTCATCGCCGAGCGCATCGAGCGCTGCTGGGACCGCGAGAGCGCCGTGATCAACCCACCGGTCGATGTTGCGGCATTCCCCGGCAGCGACGACGAACTCACCGACCAGGAACTGCGGCAGGTCGAGTCGCTGCCGGAGGGATTCGTGTTCGGCGCTTCCCGATTCGTGCCGTACAAGCGCGTGGACGTCGCGATCACCGCCGGGGTCGCAGCCGACCTGCCGGTGGTGATCGCTGGAGACGGACCAGAACGCGCGCGCCTGGCAGCCTTGGCGGACGAGCACCCGGGACGGGTCACCTTCCTGCACAGACCGTCGGATGCCGTCATGCGGGCCCTCTACCGACGAGCGTCCGTCTATGTCTTCGCTGCCATCGAGGACTTCGGCATCATGCCGGTCGAGGCGATGGCCGCCGGAACACCCGTCGTCGGCAATGCCATCGGCGGTGCGTCCGAGACCGTCGTCGACGGCGAGACGGGTGCGCTGTTCCGGTCGACGGATGCCGCCGAGCTGCGGCGCGCCGTCGAGCTCGCTCTGACGATGGACCCGGCAGCGTGCCGGGCTCGCGCCGCCCAGTTCGACGGCGCGCGGTTCGGCGAGAACATCAGGGACTGGATGGCGTTGTAA
- a CDS encoding glycosyltransferase: protein MNRRIVVISLETWDGVWRRNQYLVDGLLASDDDTEVLFVEPPTDPLYDVVNARVPRRGRGLRVGGYGGRLTLYQPTKALPRLAGPAADALLVRSVRRAVKKLGWTSGVLWVNDPRAAALLEVIGWPVLYDVTDDWVLADRGNREHARIVAGDGLLLERSEAVVVCSPALATTKGSIRDVHLIPNAVDVARYRIDRPRPADLPSGPVALYVGTLHEDRLDVDLVMRTAEAAHAVGGTVVLLGPNALSARNRERLAAQQGLVVLGPRHRDDVPGFLRHANVLLVAHVVTEFTESLDPIKLYEYLAVGRPIVSTPVAGFRDVTGVTVVSADDFPETVANDLVEWRQSGDHVVVPDWGDRVAAFSEVVDSVARERVSPGVGA, encoded by the coding sequence ATGAACCGCCGGATCGTGGTGATCTCGCTCGAGACGTGGGACGGGGTGTGGCGCCGCAACCAGTACCTGGTCGACGGTCTGCTCGCATCCGACGACGACACCGAAGTGCTGTTCGTCGAGCCCCCGACGGATCCCCTGTACGACGTGGTGAACGCTCGTGTCCCTCGTCGAGGTCGAGGCCTCCGCGTCGGCGGCTACGGCGGCCGACTCACGCTGTACCAGCCGACCAAGGCGCTTCCCCGTCTGGCGGGCCCTGCTGCCGACGCCTTGCTCGTGCGCAGCGTTCGGCGAGCGGTGAAGAAGCTCGGCTGGACCTCCGGAGTGCTCTGGGTCAACGACCCGAGGGCGGCGGCTCTCCTCGAGGTGATCGGCTGGCCGGTGCTGTACGACGTCACGGACGACTGGGTGCTGGCGGATCGCGGCAATCGCGAACACGCCCGCATCGTTGCCGGTGATGGCCTTCTGCTGGAACGCAGTGAGGCCGTCGTGGTCTGCTCGCCGGCGCTTGCCACCACGAAAGGATCGATCAGAGACGTGCACCTCATCCCGAACGCCGTCGATGTGGCCCGCTACCGTATCGATCGTCCGCGCCCGGCCGACCTTCCGAGCGGGCCCGTCGCGCTGTACGTCGGAACGCTGCATGAGGATCGGCTCGATGTCGACCTGGTGATGCGCACGGCGGAGGCGGCACATGCGGTGGGCGGAACGGTGGTGCTGCTGGGTCCGAATGCGCTGTCGGCCCGCAACCGGGAGCGACTGGCGGCGCAGCAGGGACTCGTCGTCCTCGGACCACGTCACAGGGACGACGTGCCCGGCTTCCTGCGCCACGCCAACGTCCTTCTGGTCGCCCACGTGGTGACCGAATTCACCGAGAGCCTCGATCCGATCAAGCTGTACGAGTACCTTGCGGTTGGTCGGCCGATCGTGAGCACACCGGTTGCGGGATTCCGCGACGTGACGGGGGTCACCGTCGTGTCCGCCGATGACTTCCCCGAGACTGTCGCCAACGACCTGGTCGAGTGGCGTCAGTCGGGAGACCACGTGGTCGTGCCCGATTGGGGCGATCGCGTCGCCGCCTTCTCGGAGGTCGTCGATTCGGTCGCACGGGAGCGCGTGTCACCGGGGGTGGGCGCATGA
- a CDS encoding GDP-mannose 4,6-dehydratase: MDGSRRTALITGITGQDGGHLASLLHEKGYRVFGLIRGQHNPRRDDVERDLPFVELLEGDVTDPTSLVRAVETSSPDELYNFAAISHVGYSFNHPTLTMEVTGKGVLNVLEAVRLSGRAERTKIYQASTSEMFGGMDYSMPGSGYNEQSQFHPRSPYGVAKLYGHWIAKNYRESYGMFVVCGVLFNHEGERRGTEFVTRKITRAVARIHLGLQDTINLGVLWPKRDWGYAGDYVRGIWMMMQHHEPDDFVLATGEAHSIEDFLATAFAKIGVGDWRPYVTFDPALTRAAEVDNLLGDSSKAEQVLGWRREVGFDDLVTRMVAHDLADQRLRHGISPLTPPVVPADVTAPPVETAPELP, encoded by the coding sequence ATGGACGGCTCACGCAGGACCGCTCTGATCACGGGCATCACGGGTCAGGACGGCGGTCACCTCGCCTCGCTGCTGCACGAAAAGGGATACCGCGTCTTCGGCCTGATCCGCGGGCAGCACAATCCACGTAGGGACGACGTCGAACGCGACCTGCCCTTCGTCGAGCTGCTCGAGGGAGACGTAACAGATCCCACGTCTCTGGTGCGGGCGGTCGAGACGTCGTCGCCGGACGAGCTCTACAATTTCGCTGCCATCAGCCACGTCGGCTACTCGTTCAACCACCCGACCCTGACCATGGAGGTCACCGGCAAGGGCGTGCTCAATGTTCTCGAGGCCGTTCGACTCTCAGGACGCGCAGAGCGCACCAAGATCTACCAGGCGTCGACGTCGGAGATGTTCGGCGGCATGGACTACTCGATGCCCGGATCCGGGTACAACGAGCAATCGCAGTTCCATCCGCGCAGCCCCTACGGGGTCGCCAAGCTGTACGGCCACTGGATCGCGAAGAACTACCGCGAGAGCTACGGCATGTTCGTGGTGTGCGGCGTGCTGTTCAACCACGAGGGCGAACGCCGCGGCACCGAGTTCGTGACCCGCAAGATCACCAGAGCCGTCGCACGCATCCACCTCGGACTCCAGGACACGATCAACCTCGGCGTCCTGTGGCCGAAGCGCGACTGGGGCTACGCGGGCGACTACGTGCGCGGCATCTGGATGATGATGCAGCACCATGAGCCGGACGACTTCGTTCTGGCCACCGGCGAGGCGCACTCCATCGAGGACTTCCTGGCCACAGCGTTCGCGAAGATCGGCGTTGGCGACTGGCGTCCCTACGTCACCTTCGATCCGGCACTGACGCGAGCGGCTGAGGTCGACAACCTGCTCGGCGACTCGTCCAAGGCGGAGCAGGTGCTCGGCTGGCGACGAGAGGTCGGGTTCGACGATCTCGTCACTCGCATGGTCGCGCACGACCTCGCCGATCAGCGCCTCCGGCACGGGATCTCGCCGTTGACACCACCCGTGGTCCCCGCCGACGTCACGGCACCGCCAGTCGAAACGGCACCGGAGTTGCCATGA
- a CDS encoding glycosyltransferase: MQVLRIAHHAVVSAWRQRERELRDQGVDVELVSSKVWNEGGRDVRLDVEDDDFVVGAATIGRHPSVFAFDPRPIWRAIGRRPDLIDLHEEPNALATAEVLLIRRLRGSKAPYVLYSAQNIRKRYPVPFRWIERHALRGAAAAYVCNTEAGEILTDKGLAGPAVDIPLGVDVRVFEPADRRPPGAGVKTVGYVGRLEEHKGVDVLLRAAVEHEDWHLRLTGDGPHRGELESLAKNLGIADRVEFLGFANGKELADRYRELDVVVVPSLPRPNWLEQFCRVAVEAMASGVPIVASASGAIPDVVGDAGVLVPPGDPAALAAAIDGVLAPEAWCEHRRRGLERSTRFTWENVSRMQREMYESILGIQQAGRPDEEDNRAEPQVLIVAYGSPDPLEGCLVELGDALPVLVVDNSSSPETRAVAERHGARYIDAGRNRGFAGGVNLGLDELDRSGDRERDVLLLNPDARIGQAGIARMRELLHASPRTAAVGATQTEPETGRSVRVWWPFPSPAGAWIEAIGLGSLRRAHGFAIGSALMLNRAALDDVGRLDERFFLYAEETDWQYRARAGGWDIAVADVEATHEGAGTGGDPRARERHFFGSAEKYLRKHYGTTGWQVYRAGTFLGAAVRGAVLPGERGAAARRRAAMFRLGPVAVETGAVGPRRSASRGEAGLHVVHVVCSEAFAGVERYVLQSALALREAGCTVTVIGGGPSTMRPALERAGIAWHPGGTVRSAIAAIRRIDDADVIDTHMTLADFAGAAAVGRGRAPVVSTRHFAARRGGSPLHRLVGKIVAKRVSGQIAISRFVADDIEGDSVVVHTGVPDVADVNEEAREPIVLMLQRLEAEKCTDVGIRAWAATPKREGWRLVIAGEGAEEPRLRDLAAALGVTESIDFVGFQSDVGAWLSRASLLLAPTPREGLGLTVLEAMSYGVPVVAAAGGGHLETVGGAADAALFPIGDADAAGRLMSSLIDDPSRRLAYGRALRDRQRAEFTVAAQTAATLSELCRVTGSTVPLLGTIDPETDQYR, encoded by the coding sequence ATGCAGGTTCTGAGGATCGCCCACCACGCCGTCGTATCCGCATGGCGACAGCGTGAGCGGGAATTGCGCGACCAGGGCGTCGACGTCGAACTCGTCTCGTCGAAGGTCTGGAACGAGGGCGGCCGCGATGTGCGACTCGACGTCGAGGACGACGACTTCGTCGTAGGCGCCGCGACGATCGGCAGGCATCCGAGCGTGTTCGCCTTCGACCCGCGTCCGATCTGGCGGGCGATCGGACGACGACCCGATCTGATCGACCTCCACGAAGAGCCGAATGCGCTCGCCACGGCCGAGGTGCTGCTCATCCGTCGCCTTCGCGGCAGCAAGGCGCCGTATGTTCTGTACTCGGCTCAGAACATCCGCAAACGGTACCCGGTGCCGTTCCGGTGGATCGAGCGTCATGCGCTTCGGGGTGCGGCGGCCGCGTACGTCTGCAATACGGAGGCCGGGGAGATCCTCACCGACAAGGGCCTGGCCGGTCCCGCCGTCGACATCCCGCTCGGAGTCGACGTGCGGGTCTTCGAGCCTGCGGACCGTCGCCCTCCCGGCGCCGGCGTGAAAACCGTCGGTTACGTCGGACGTCTCGAGGAGCACAAGGGCGTCGATGTTCTGCTGCGGGCCGCCGTCGAGCACGAGGACTGGCACCTGCGCCTCACGGGGGATGGCCCGCACCGGGGCGAGCTGGAGTCGTTGGCCAAGAACCTCGGCATCGCCGATCGCGTCGAGTTCCTCGGATTCGCCAACGGCAAGGAGCTCGCGGACCGCTACCGGGAGCTGGACGTGGTGGTGGTTCCCTCGTTGCCACGGCCGAACTGGCTCGAGCAGTTCTGTCGGGTCGCCGTCGAGGCCATGGCATCCGGTGTGCCGATCGTCGCCAGCGCCTCAGGTGCGATTCCCGATGTCGTCGGGGACGCGGGAGTGCTCGTGCCGCCCGGCGATCCCGCAGCCCTTGCCGCAGCGATCGACGGGGTGCTGGCGCCAGAGGCGTGGTGCGAGCACCGGCGTCGGGGATTGGAACGCTCGACCCGGTTCACCTGGGAGAACGTGTCGCGCATGCAGCGCGAGATGTACGAGTCGATCCTCGGAATCCAGCAGGCCGGCCGGCCCGACGAGGAGGACAACCGTGCCGAGCCGCAGGTGCTCATCGTCGCCTATGGGTCACCCGATCCCCTGGAGGGATGCCTCGTCGAACTCGGCGATGCGCTGCCGGTCCTGGTCGTCGACAACTCGTCGTCGCCGGAGACGCGGGCGGTGGCGGAGCGGCACGGTGCGCGCTACATCGACGCCGGACGCAATCGTGGATTCGCGGGCGGGGTCAACCTCGGGCTCGACGAGCTCGACCGTTCGGGCGACCGCGAACGCGACGTCCTCCTCCTGAATCCGGACGCCAGGATCGGCCAGGCGGGAATCGCGCGCATGCGCGAGCTGCTGCACGCTTCGCCGCGCACGGCCGCCGTCGGCGCGACGCAGACGGAGCCGGAGACGGGCCGGTCGGTTCGCGTCTGGTGGCCGTTCCCGAGCCCGGCCGGGGCGTGGATCGAGGCGATCGGACTCGGCTCCCTTCGCAGAGCGCACGGCTTCGCGATCGGCTCGGCGCTCATGCTGAACAGAGCCGCGTTGGACGACGTCGGCCGTCTCGACGAGCGCTTCTTCCTCTACGCGGAGGAGACGGACTGGCAATACAGGGCGCGGGCCGGCGGCTGGGATATCGCGGTCGCCGATGTGGAGGCGACGCACGAGGGCGCGGGCACCGGCGGCGATCCACGTGCCAGGGAGCGCCATTTCTTCGGAAGCGCGGAGAAGTACCTCCGCAAGCACTATGGGACTACAGGATGGCAGGTTTATCGCGCCGGGACGTTCCTCGGTGCCGCGGTGCGGGGTGCTGTGCTTCCCGGCGAGCGTGGAGCAGCGGCCAGACGGCGTGCCGCGATGTTCCGGCTGGGGCCCGTCGCCGTCGAGACGGGGGCCGTCGGCCCGCGCCGCTCGGCGTCACGGGGGGAGGCGGGACTGCACGTCGTGCACGTTGTCTGTTCCGAGGCCTTCGCGGGAGTCGAACGCTACGTGCTGCAGTCCGCTCTCGCGCTGCGCGAGGCTGGATGCACGGTCACGGTGATCGGTGGCGGCCCTTCGACCATGCGTCCCGCGTTGGAGCGTGCGGGGATCGCGTGGCACCCTGGCGGAACCGTGCGTTCGGCGATCGCTGCGATCCGGCGCATCGACGACGCCGACGTGATCGACACGCACATGACGCTGGCGGACTTCGCGGGTGCCGCTGCCGTCGGCCGCGGACGTGCTCCGGTCGTGAGCACGCGGCATTTCGCCGCTCGGCGCGGTGGAAGTCCGCTGCATCGTCTCGTCGGGAAGATCGTGGCGAAGCGAGTCTCCGGCCAGATCGCGATCTCGCGATTCGTCGCCGACGACATCGAGGGGGACAGCGTCGTCGTCCACACCGGGGTCCCGGACGTCGCGGATGTGAACGAGGAGGCTCGCGAGCCGATCGTTCTCATGCTGCAGCGGCTCGAGGCCGAGAAGTGCACCGACGTCGGCATCCGTGCATGGGCTGCCACGCCGAAGCGCGAGGGATGGCGGCTGGTGATCGCCGGTGAGGGGGCGGAGGAGCCGCGACTGCGCGACCTCGCTGCTGCGCTCGGCGTCACCGAGTCGATCGACTTCGTCGGGTTCCAGAGTGACGTCGGCGCATGGTTGTCGCGTGCATCCCTGCTCCTGGCCCCGACACCGCGAGAGGGTCTCGGTCTCACGGTGCTGGAAGCGATGTCGTATGGCGTTCCCGTTGTGGCGGCAGCAGGTGGCGGCCATCTGGAGACCGTTGGCGGCGCCGCCGACGCGGCGTTGTTCCCGATCGGCGACGCCGACGCCGCAGGGCGGCTGATGTCGTCGCTCATCGACGATCCGTCCCGTCGTCTCGCCTACGGTCGGGCGCTTCGCGACCGCCAGCGTGCAGAGTTCACGGTGGCGGCGCAGACAGCGGCCACCCTGTCCGAGCTGTGCCGGGTGACCGGATCGACCGTCCCCTTGTTGGGGACTATCGATCCTGAAACCGATCAGTACCGTTGA
- a CDS encoding O-antigen ligase family protein produces the protein MERARVRAGGVTPVVVAVATLAVVVGVSLGVLSVNSSLIALVVGVVVLLAGVMVRDPTIVPVLAVPATLVLTRVGGALSISDVVLALASVVSLLMLRGRGAVVLMPLVWAGIFYLATAIPTQLVNPYTANITEWVHEVFLILGSLIVGFVIGRENRARMALTIYLLACSGIGIAVIYVSLTTFAQTGEFAPVFLGDLNKNTTGGMLAIAAVIAFARPIWLRWSPGWSWAAVIVCSLGVVAAQSRQGLIGAIVGILIVSIRARPQTGRRVRIVWLAAIPGIVWVLSALTAQLQSDNQFNSAHQRVDWYTQSVQIWLTSPVFGVGMRWWYTDRFAGQYQAFQPPNAELEVLTTVGVFGLIGFFVMFAVAGWYLWKMDPVYGTVGFAVVATRFTQAQFDLYWVAGQASLLWIVAGICYGAKAMDDARRARGEPLSWELPPDRRKRRFPRSVAPRSRSVRSGTAV, from the coding sequence ATGGAGCGTGCGAGGGTGAGGGCAGGCGGAGTGACGCCGGTCGTCGTCGCTGTCGCCACCCTGGCAGTGGTCGTCGGCGTGAGCCTGGGCGTGCTGAGCGTGAACAGCTCGCTCATCGCCCTCGTCGTCGGTGTCGTGGTCCTCCTGGCCGGTGTCATGGTCCGCGATCCGACGATCGTTCCGGTGCTCGCCGTTCCCGCGACGCTCGTGCTCACCAGGGTGGGCGGCGCGCTCAGCATTTCCGATGTCGTGCTCGCACTGGCATCCGTCGTGTCACTGCTGATGCTGCGCGGGCGTGGTGCTGTGGTGCTCATGCCTCTCGTCTGGGCGGGGATCTTCTACCTGGCAACCGCCATCCCCACGCAGTTGGTGAACCCGTACACCGCGAACATCACGGAGTGGGTGCACGAAGTCTTCCTCATCCTCGGCAGCCTCATCGTCGGCTTCGTGATCGGACGAGAGAACCGAGCGCGGATGGCCCTGACCATCTACCTGCTGGCGTGCAGCGGCATCGGGATCGCCGTGATCTACGTGTCGTTGACCACGTTCGCTCAGACCGGCGAGTTCGCCCCCGTCTTCCTCGGCGACCTGAACAAGAACACGACGGGAGGCATGCTCGCCATCGCCGCCGTCATCGCTTTCGCTCGTCCGATCTGGCTCAGGTGGTCCCCTGGATGGTCGTGGGCTGCCGTCATCGTGTGCTCGCTGGGCGTCGTGGCCGCGCAGTCCAGGCAGGGCCTCATCGGGGCGATCGTCGGCATTCTGATCGTGAGCATCAGGGCGAGGCCGCAGACCGGTCGCCGAGTGCGCATCGTCTGGTTGGCCGCCATTCCCGGCATCGTCTGGGTGCTGAGCGCGCTCACGGCCCAGCTGCAGTCCGACAATCAGTTCAACTCGGCCCACCAGCGCGTGGACTGGTACACGCAGTCGGTGCAGATCTGGCTCACGTCTCCCGTCTTCGGCGTTGGCATGCGGTGGTGGTACACCGACCGGTTCGCCGGCCAGTACCAGGCGTTCCAGCCGCCGAACGCCGAGCTCGAAGTGCTGACGACGGTCGGCGTGTTCGGGCTGATCGGCTTCTTCGTCATGTTCGCGGTCGCCGGCTGGTACCTGTGGAAGATGGATCCGGTGTACGGCACCGTGGGCTTCGCGGTCGTCGCCACACGATTCACCCAAGCCCAGTTCGACCTCTATTGGGTCGCGGGGCAGGCGTCACTGCTCTGGATCGTGGCGGGAATCTGCTACGGCGCGAAGGCGATGGACGATGCCCGCCGGGCGCGAGGGGAGCCGCTGTCCTGGGAGCTGCCGCCTGATCGACGCAAGCGCAGGTTCCCGCGGTCGGTCGCGCCACGCTCGCGGTCCGTGCGGTCGGGAACGGCCGTCTAG
- a CDS encoding glycosyltransferase family 4 protein: MERRQLHVITPGDHFSPRTGSAIPTVVDGLAAATPPDALRPAVLVARGTYADRYDTAEVIEYRSVRHHRADRYLDAAMSRIALPRVMARREYAATVRDQRAWDPSVIIAHNAVQLVPDIDADRHLPVLYAHNDLLHTYSQRESRRVLGRVGAIVCVSAALADQMSDSLPAELRERIAVVHNGIDTGLFRPRDDLERRDELRVVFVGRVIPEKGPDVLLEALCRLQRTDVRATIVGTSGFSAEAPLSAYERSLRRLAEPLGDRVTMRPFSPRREIADLLREADVVVVPSRWLDPFALTVLEGMASGAAVIASDIGGIPEAAGSAGLLVPPDDPAALAEAITSLADDENLRRRLVSAGLEHARANTWTSVRARFDTVVERAMAGRP, encoded by the coding sequence ATGGAACGCCGACAGCTGCATGTCATCACTCCCGGCGATCATTTCTCTCCACGCACCGGCAGTGCCATTCCCACGGTGGTCGATGGACTCGCGGCGGCGACGCCGCCGGATGCTCTCCGTCCTGCCGTGCTCGTGGCGCGCGGGACGTACGCCGACCGATATGACACGGCGGAGGTGATCGAGTACCGGAGCGTGCGCCATCACCGGGCCGATCGCTATCTGGATGCCGCCATGTCGAGGATCGCTCTGCCACGGGTCATGGCCCGCCGTGAGTACGCTGCGACCGTTCGGGACCAACGAGCCTGGGATCCGTCGGTCATCATCGCCCACAACGCGGTGCAGCTGGTGCCCGACATCGACGCCGACAGGCACCTCCCCGTGCTCTATGCGCACAACGACCTGCTTCACACGTATTCGCAGCGGGAGTCGCGCAGGGTGCTCGGACGCGTCGGGGCGATCGTCTGCGTGAGCGCGGCCCTTGCCGATCAGATGTCCGACTCGCTGCCCGCGGAACTGCGAGAGCGCATCGCCGTCGTGCACAACGGAATCGACACCGGCCTGTTCCGTCCTCGCGACGACCTCGAGCGGCGAGATGAACTTCGCGTGGTGTTCGTCGGCAGAGTGATACCCGAGAAAGGACCGGACGTCCTTCTCGAGGCTCTGTGCAGGCTCCAGCGCACAGACGTTCGCGCAACGATCGTCGGCACCTCGGGCTTCTCGGCCGAAGCTCCGCTGAGCGCATACGAACGGTCGCTGCGACGTCTCGCCGAGCCGCTGGGGGACCGGGTGACCATGCGGCCGTTCTCGCCGAGACGGGAGATCGCGGACTTGCTCCGCGAGGCGGACGTGGTCGTCGTTCCGTCGCGGTGGCTCGACCCGTTCGCTCTCACGGTTCTGGAGGGGATGGCGTCCGGCGCCGCAGTCATCGCGAGTGACATCGGCGGGATCCCGGAGGCGGCGGGGTCTGCCGGTCTGCTCGTCCCTCCCGACGATCCAGCGGCTCTTGCCGAGGCGATCACATCGCTGGCCGACGACGAGAATCTTCGTCGTCGCCTGGTTTCCGCGGGCCTCGAGCATGCTCGGGCGAACACGTGGACCAGCGTCAGGGCCCGATTCGACACGGTCGTGGAACGGGCGATGGCCGGCAGGCCATGA